A stretch of Pyrenophora tritici-repentis strain M4 chromosome 7, whole genome shotgun sequence DNA encodes these proteins:
- a CDS encoding alpha-beta hydrolase fold-3 domain containing protein: MSTPAPYLDPLNQAFADQLANQPPLQDLSVEQVRKLLDDLQKHTPNPNVTRTSFTVPFENGVKTYVFRPKGAKGILPVIFFFHGGGWTSGNVNTHDSTCRDLALQTGCAVVFPEYTLAPEARYPTQQEECYAVVKWVHKHGESKLLSQSVFSIVGDSAGGQLTGAVSILCSTRKPYIPIRYQVMISPVTDTITSDRDTKSEFDFFNGPFLTVPFMRKSVEDYIPNADDRVNELATLRNISVAHAKKQPPTLIINSAADPLRDDGILYGEILQRAGVDCTIITGHGQLHDSLIFEALRGSATPKAMVRLMATQIKNASENVGVEVTEIETEEEPSRKRRRRH, encoded by the exons ATGTCTACACCTGCCCCATACCTTGATCCGCTGAACCAGGCTTTCGCCGACCAGCTAGCTAATCAGCCACCTCTCCAAGACTTGAGTGTCGAACAAGTCCGAAAGCTCCTAGATGACCTCCAAAAGCACACGCCCAACCCTAATGTCACTCGTACCAGCTTTACAGTGCCGTTCGAAAATGGAGTAAAGACATACGTCTTCCGTCCCAAAGGCGCCAAGGGAATTCTTCCGGTGATATTCTTCTTCCATGGAGGAGGTTGGACGAGTGGCAA TGTGAATACGCACGATAGCACATGTCGAGACCTGGCGTTGCAGACTGGCTGTGCTGTCGTTTTTCCAGAGTACACTCTCGCCCCCGAAGCCAGATACCCAACGCAACAGGAGGAGTGCTATGCTGTTGTGAAATGGGTACATAAACATGGAGAGAGTAAACTGCTGTCACAGAGCGTGTTCAGTATTGTCGGTGATAGCGCTGGAG GCCAATTGACGGGCGCAGTCAGCATACTGTGCTCGACACGAAAGCCGTACATTCCCATTCGCTACCAAGTCATGATCAGCCCAGTCACAGATACCATCACGAGTGACCGGGACACCAAGAGCGAGTTCGATTTCTTCAACGGCCCATTCCTCACTGTACCATTCATGCGCAAGAGCGTTGAGGACTACATCCCCAACGCTGACGATCGCGTCAATGAACTTGCGACTCTTCGCAACATTTCTGTGGCGCATGCCAAGAAACAGCCGCCAACTCTCATTATCAACTCGGCAGCAGACCCGCTCCGGGATGACGGCATCTTGTACGGCGAGATACTCCAGCGCGCTGGTGTTGATTGTACAATTATTACAGGGCATGGCCAGCTACATGATAGCTTGATCTTTGAGGCGTTGCGAGGGAGTGCCACGCCGAAAGCCATGGTTAGGCTG
- a CDS encoding FabG, Dehydrogenase with different specificities (related to short-chain alcohol dehydrogenase) — MPPYVIRSAILRTSLALSHLSKPILRLAHTQRRTLPEFSLEGKVAVVTGASQGLGQQILAAFALSGAHGAIVDLKQDSADKSAEALVEEAKSHGLPEPKVHGYECDTSSEEGVKSTWNKIVKDFGTVDIVVTNAGITGGAPAEDYPFEDFKRMIDVNLTGTFLFARAAGKWWIENKVHGRVLIISSMSGSIVNRPQKQSAYNASKAASAYLMKSLASEWAPYGIRVNALSPGYIQTEANEGEEMGKLSIEWLKDIPLNRIAKPEEFRGAAVWLVSDASSYVTGSEILVDGGYTIW; from the exons ATGCCTCCGTACGTCATCCGCAGCGCTATCCTACGAACCTCACTTGCGCTCTCGCATCTCTCAAAACCTATTCTTCGACTTGCTCATACCCAGCGCAGGACATTGCCTGAGTTCTCGCTCGAAGGCAAAGTAGCTGTTG TTACCGG CGCCTCACAAGGTCTTGGTCAACAGATCCTCGCTGCCTTCGCCCTCTCGGGTGCCCATGGCGCGATCGTAGACCTCAAACAGGACAGTGCCGACAAATCTGCCGAAGCACTAGTTGAAGAGGCGAAATCGCACGGGCTCCCCGAACCTAAAGTCCATGGCTACGAATGTGATACTTCATCTGAAGAAGGTGTGAAATCAACCTGGAACAAAATCGTCAAGGATTTCGGCACCGTGGACATTGTTGTCACGAACGCGGGAATCACAGGCGGCGCACCAGCAGAAGACTACCCATTTGAGGATTTCAAGCGCATGATCGACGTCAACTTGACCGGAACTTTCTTATTCGCCAGGGCGGCGGGGAAATGGTGGATCGAAAACAAAGTCCACGGCCGCGTCCTAATCATCTCTTCGATGTCTGGCTCCATCGTCAACCGCCCGCAAAAGCAGTCCGCATACAACGCTTCCAAAGCCGCATCAGCGTATCTTATGAAGTCTTTGGCATCGGAGTGGGCACCTTATGGTATTCGCGTCAACGCGCTCAGCCCTGGATACATCCAGACCGAGGCGaatgagggcgaggagatGGGGAAGCTGAGCATAGAGTGGTTGAAAGATATTCCTTTGAACAGAATTGCCAAGCCAGAGGAGTTTCGGGGCGCGGCCGTTTGGTTGGTGAGCGATGCAAGTAGCTATGTTACTGGCAGCGAGATTCTGGTAGATGGTGGATATACGATTTGGTGA
- a CDS encoding SPS1, Serine-threonine protein kinase has translation MPTLGFLKKKRTKDSNGSRDLDSPTSPIKDTATPITPTTSRKSGSFHLHKTKTNDIQNLIHPNNATSPQSPAKNGVVQFQTQPLNQARVTKGKYSLTDFTIQRTLGTGSFGRVHLVQSKHNQRFYAVKVLKKAQVVKMKQVEHTNDERRMLQQVKHPFLITLWGTFQDSKNLYMVMDFVEGGELFSLLRKSQRFPNPVAKFYAAEVTLALDYLHSHNIIYRDLKPENLLLDRHGHLKITDFGFAKEVPDITWTLCGTPDYLAPEVVASKGYNKSVDWWSLGILIFEMLCGFTPFWDGGSPMKIYENILKSRVKYPPYIHPDAHDLLQKLITPDLTKRLGNLHGGSKDVMNHPWFAEVTWDRLQKKDIDAPYVPPVRAGVGDASQFDKYPEETEAYGQAGDDPHGHLFPDF, from the exons ATGCCTACCCTGGGCTTCCTCAAGAAGAAGCGGACGAAGGACTCGAACGGCTCCAGAGACCTGGATTCGCCGACTTCGCCCATCAAAGACACAGCCACGCCCATCACGCCCACGACGTCGCGCAAGTCGGGCTCGTTCCATCTTCACAAGACAAAGACCAACGA CATACAGAATCTAATACACCCCAACAATGCCACCTCGCCCCAGTCACCTGCTAAGAATGGCGTCGTGCAGTTCCAGACGCAGCCGCTCAACCAGGCGCGCGTGACAAAGGGAAAGTACTCGCTCACCGACTTCACCATCCAGCGCACCCTCGGCACTGGCAGCTTTGGCCGAGTTCATCTAGTCCAGTCCAAGCACAATCAGCGCTTCTACGCCGTCAAGGTGCTGAAGAAGGCCCAGGTGGTCAAGATGAAGCAAGTCGAGCACACGAATGATGAACGGCGCATGCTCCAGCAGGTCAAGCATCCGTTCCTCATCACCCTGTGGGGAACCTTTCAAGATTCAAAGAATCTCTACATGGTCATGGACTTTGTAGAAGGAGGCGAGCTCTTCAGTTTGCTGCGAAAGTCCCAG CGCTTTCCCAACCCCGTCGCAAAGTTCTACGCCGCCGAGGTCACGCTTGCGCTCGACTACCTGCACTCGCACAATATCATCTATCGCGACTTGAAGCCTGAGAACCTGCTTCTAGACCGCCATGGACATCTCAAAATCACCGACTTTGGGTTTGCCAAAGAAGTCCCAGACATTACATGGACCCTCTGTGGTACCCCGGACTACTTGGCGCCTGAGGTCGTAGCCTCAAAGGGCTACAACAAATCCGTAGATTG GTGGTCACTTGGTATCCTCATCTTCGAAATGTTGTGTGGTTTCACTCCTTTCTGGGACGGTGGCTCGCCCATGAAGATATACGAAAACATTCTAAAGTCGAGAGTCAAGTACCCGCCATACATCCACCCCGACGCGCACGACCTCCTACAAAAGCTCATCACGCCGGACCTTACCAAGCGACTGGGCAATTTGCACGGCGGCAGCAAGGACGTTATGAACCATCCATGGTTTGCCGAAGTAACTTGGGATCGGCTACAAAAGAAGGACATTGATGCACCCTATGTGCCACCCGTGCGAGCCGGTGTTGGTGATGCCAGTCAGTTTGATAAGTATCCGGAAGAGACGGAGGCATACGGTCAGGCAGGGGACGACCC CCACGGACACCTGTTTCCCGACTTTTAA
- a CDS encoding FabG, Dehydrogenase with different specificities (related to short-chain alcohol dehydrogenase): MASTILITGANGSLAIPAVEYLLRAYPQHSLVLTVRNDSVKDHNTAELRRILAQQPDAHVSIRVLDLASLEQVRVFSDTILSEINDKALPRLSSVICNAMTWNLSGGPKYTSDGYEASIAVNYLAHFSLCLRLLSGMDNVHGRIVFLGSVAHWPEKASLSRGYPTQIPEELDLLVHPQPDKQGEETGRGFQRYGTSKLVTIMVMYELNRRLKAKKDTEAIRAVAVDPLDLLDSRAFRQPHVPHHLQIMARIVTWLLPLLRFVVPRLMKVEQAAGSVVEVAVAEKFSGQEGYFEGEQKVNSSPESMEMKMQLALWRKSVEWCGLEQGETIVEL, translated from the exons ATGGCGAGCACTATACTTATCACTGGCGCAAACGGCTCGCTAGCCATCCCTGCTGTCGAGTATCTCTTGAGAGCATACCCTCAACACTCCCTTGTTCTCACAGTACGGAACGATTCTGTAAAAGATCACAACACAGCAGAGCTTCGCCGTATTCTGGCTCAACAACCGGATGCACACGTGTCCATCCGTGTCCTCGACCTTGCATCGCTAGAACAGGTCCGTGTCTTCAGCGATACAATACTCTCCGAAATCAACGATAAGGCTCTACCACGCCTAAGCTCTGTAATTTGCAATGCAATGACCTGGAACTTATCCGGGGGACCCAAGTACACGAGCGATGGGTATGAAGCTTCAATCGCGGTAAATTATCTGGCGCACTTCTCCCTATGCCTTAGACTTCTAAGTGGAATGGATAATGTGCATGGACGTATCGTGTTCCTGGGTAGTGTGGCGCACTGGCCGGAGAAAGCGAGCCTCTCCAGAGGCTATCCAACCCAGATACCGGAAGAGCTGGACTTGTTGGTGCATCCGCAACCAGACAAACAAGGCGAAGAAACAGGGAGAGGCTTCCAGAGATATGGAACTAGTAAACTAGTTACCATCATGGTGATGTATGAGCTCAACCGACGACTCAAGGCA AAGAAAGACACCGAAGCCATTCGTGCGGTGGCTGTAGATCCTCTCGATCTGCTCGATTCGCGAGCTTTTCGTCAGCCACATGTCCCGCACCACCTCCAGATCATGGCCAGGATTGTGACGTGGTTGCTGCCCTTGCTGAGGTTCGTCGTTCCTCGACTTATGAAAGTTGAACAGGCTGCGGGGTCTGTAGTagaggttgctgttgctgagAAGTTTTCCGGACAAGAGGGCTATTTTGAAGGAGAACAAAAGGTGAATAGCTCCCCAGAAAGTATGGAGATGAAAATGCAGCTTGCACTCTGGCGGAAGAGCGTTGAGTGGTGCGGGCTGGAGCAGGGAGAAACCATAGTGGAGTTGTAA
- a CDS encoding PRP38 multi-domain protein, with product MSKPEFDRADASALLDDRGYRGKLIRGQNPALLFEKGVRERITESYYWKEQCFGLNAATLCDRAAELKFIGGTTGINGKPTPFLCLAFKMLQLVPDKDIILEYLNFHAENGHISDTDSTTAAAKKTLDLNAKGKLGNFKYLRCLAAFYIRLAWEPVEIYTTLEPLLTDYRKIKRRLKDAFTLTYIDQFVDDLLTKERICGTSLWKLPSRANLEDLDIRRRDYNDEE from the exons ATGTCAAAACCGGAATTTGACCGCGCCGACGCCAGCGCGCTCCTTGACGACCGAGGATACAGAGGCAAGCTCATTAGAGGCCAAAACCCTGCCCTCCTCTTCGAAAAAGGTGTACGTGAGCGCATCACCGAATCCTACTACTGGAAAGAGCAATGCTTCGGTCTGAACGCCGCAACCCTATGCGACCGCGCCGCAGAACTCAAGTTCATTGGTGGCACAACCGGCATCAACGGCAAACCAACCCCGTTCCTCTGCCTCGCCTTCAAGATGCTACAGCTCGTTCCCGATAAAGACATAATACTCGAATACCTCAACTTCC ATGCAGAAAACGGACACATCTCAGACACCGACTCCACGACCGCCGCCGCAAAGAAAACGCTCGACCTAAACGCAAAAGGCAAACTTGGAAACTTCAAATACCTCCGCTGCCTCGCTGCCTTTTACATCCGCCTCGCCTGGGAACCCGTAGAAATCTACACGACACTCGAGCCGCTCCTCACAGACTACCGCAAGATCAAGCGCCGGCTCAAAGATGCCTTTACACTCACCTATATCGACCAGTTCGTCGATGATCTCTTGACCAAGGAACGCATCTGCGGCACTAGTCTGTGGAAGTTGCCGTCGAGGGCGAATCTGGAGGATCTGGATAT CCGCCGACGAGACTATAATGATGAGGAGTGA
- a CDS encoding NarK, Nitrate-nitrite transporter — protein MPFAISMLWSAPELNPYNKKARSIPVLNPINKYGRVFLFSWLGFFIAFWSWYAFPPLLSKSIKADMHLSQDQIANSNIVALCATLLVRFIAGPMCDHFGPRITFASLLFAGAIPTALAGTAHNATGLYFIRFFVGILGGTFVPCQVWTTGFYDKNVVGSANALVGGWGNSGGGITYFVMPAIYDSLKSNQGLSSHVAWRVSFIVPFIMISACALALLLLTEDTPTGKWSERGVTVVSGDRPNQTGQSVVPTTGALDDKPPTAASLSSNDEKKYETPAKPDTDVETAHGDVQIMDEVQHEVVVKPSFKEGLKVMFSLQTGALCAGYFCSFGGELAINSILGAYYLKNFPYLGQTQSGRWAAMFGLLNVITRPLGGFIADILYQATGHSLWAKKLWINFVGIMTGVMCIIIGKLDPHNLPEMIGLIALMAIFLEAGNGANFALVPHVHPHANGVLSGIVGATGNFGGIIFAIIFRYHKTNYSQVFWIIGIMIIALNCAFIWVRPIPKNQIGGR, from the exons ATGCCGTTCGCTATCAGTATGCTCTGGTCGGCACCAGAGCTCAATCCATACAACAAAAAGGCCAGATCCATTCCTGTTCTGAACCCTATCAACAAATATGGACGAGTGTTCCTCTTCTCCTGGTTGGGCTTCTTCATTGCCTTTTGGTCATG GTACGCGTTTCCGCCTCTG CTGAGTAAAAGTATCAAGGCGGACATGCACCTTTCCCAGGATCAGATCGCAAACTCCAACATCGTTGCTCTATGCGCCACACTATTGGTCCGCTTCATTGCAGGGCCCATGTGCGATCACTTTGGCCCTCGCATCACTTTCGCGTCGTTGTTGTTTGCTGGTGCCATCCCTACTGCTCTTGCAGGCACTGCGCACAACGCAACAGGCCTATATTTCATTCGATTTTTCGTCGGCATTCTTGGAGGTACCTTCGTGCCCTGTCAGGTCTGGACTACTGGATTTTATGACAAAAACGTTGTTGGCTCGGCCAATGCTTTGGTCGGTGGCTGGGGCAACTCTGGTGGTGGTATCACATA CTTTGTCATGCCTGCTATCTATGACTCTTTGAAGTCTAATCAAGGCCTCTCTTCGCACGTCGCATGGCGTGTGTCCTTCATCGTTCCCTTCATCATGATCAGCGCGTGTGCGCTCGCTCTCCTACTCTTGACCGAAGATACACCCACCGGAAAGTGGTCGGAACGCGGTGTTACCGTCGTTAGCGGTGACCGGCCAAACCAAACCGGCCAGTCCGTCGTTCCTACTACAGGTGCTTTGGATGACAAGCCCCCGACTGCCGCCTCTCTCTCTTCCAACGACGAAAAGAAGTATGAAACCCCCGCTAAGCCTGATACAGATGTTGAAACCGCCCATGGTGATGTGCAGATCATGGACGAAGTTCAACACGAAGTCGTTGTCAAGCCTAGCTTTAAGGAAGGTTTGAAGGTTATGTTCTCCCTCCAAACCGGCGCGCTTTGTGCAGGATACTTCTGCTCATTCGGTGGAGAGCTAGCTATCAACTCTATCCTTGGCGCCTACTATCTCAAGAACTTCCCTTATCTCGGACAGACACAGTCCGGTCGTTGGGCTGCCATGTTTGGTCTTTTAAACGTCATTACGCGCCCCCTTGGTGGCTTCATTGCTGATATTCTTTACCAAGCCACTGGCCACAGCTTGTGGGCCAAGAAGCTCTGGATCAACTTCGTTGGAATCATGACTGGTGTCATGTGCATCATCATTGGCAAGCTGGACCCTCACAATTTGCCTGAGATGATTGGACTTATTGCTCTCATGGCGATCTTCCTCGAGGCTGGCAACGGTGCCAATTTTGCTCTGGTGCCACACGTCCACCCTCACGCTAATG GTGTCCTTTCCGGAATTGTCGGTGCAACTGGAAACTTTGGCGGCATCATCTTCGCCATCATCTTTCGTTACCACAAGACGAACTATTCTCAGGTGTTCTGGATTATTGGTATAATGATAATCGCGCTGAACTGCGCTTTCATCTGGGTCAGACCTATCCCGAAGAACCAGATTGGTGGCCGCTAA